The Candidatus Dormiibacterota bacterium region CACGCGCCGGGTCACGCTCGGCCAGCTCCTCGGCGGCGCCGGCCTGCACCGCGATGGCGCTGACGTGGTGGGCGACGACGTCGTGCAGCTCCCGCGCGATCCGCGCCCGCTCGGCGAGGGCGGCGCGCTGCGACACCACGGTCTGCTCGCGCTCGAGCCGCTCGGCGCGCTCCTCGAGCGCCGCGAGGTAGGCGCGACGGGTGCCGATGTTGTCGCCGATCGCCCAGGCACCGGCGACGAGGATGGTGTCCGCGACGAGGTCGTGGAGCGCACCGCTGCGGCCGAGGAGATAGGCGACGACCAGGACGAGGCCGTTGCACCCGGCGACCGCAAGCGCGGCCCCCAGGGCCCGGGGGCGCGGAGAGCGGGTGGCCACGGTGAACATGGCGACGACCAGGGCCGGGCCGCCGAGGCGCAGGTCGGGGGTGGCCTGCACCAGCCCCACGACCACCGCGCTCTCGACGGCCGCGAGGACCGCGACCGGCCAGCGCCGGCGCACCAGCAGCGGAAGGCTGGACCAGAGTGCCAGCACGACACCGAAGGCGCTGGCGGACACCACGTGGCGCTCCTCGCGGACGCCGACGGCCCAGGCGAGCGAGACCGCGGCCACGAGCACGGTGAGGCCCACGTCGAGAACCCGATCGCGGATCGATCCGGCGTCTGCGCGCTGCGCCGGCGCGGTCCTGGCCATACCTCCGAACCGTACGTCAGGGACGGCCGCCGGCGCATCGCTCCGCAGACGTCATCCCCGAGGATGACCTCAGCGCCGGCGCTGGGCCAGTCCGACCACCGCCACCGCCCCGGCGCCGAGGGCGAGGAGCAGGAGGCCGGCGTCGAGAGCGACGGCGGCCGCGCTCACCTGGACCGCCCGAGAGGCGGCGAGGCCGCCACCGAGCACGCACGTCACCACCACCGCGATGCACATCCGCAGCGTCGCCGGCGTCACCCACGTCCTGCGGAGCGACCCCGAGCTCGGCCGCGACGCCATCGCGAGCATGAACAGGTCCGCGACCGGGACGGCCGGAGCCGCCCAGCGCGGCAGTGCGGGCACCGGCCGGTCGGGGACCCGGGTCAGGCGGTTCGCCATGCCGGGATCGTACCGGCGCGGCGCGACGATCGCGTGGCCCTTCGCTCACGATGCGCCGTCGGCGCCGGCGGGGATCGGGATCTGGGCGGCGATGAGGCTGGCGAAGATCCGCATCACCTCGAGCCCCGGATCCGACAGGGGAACACGGCGTTCGCTGTCGCCGCCGAGGGTGCCGAAGATGCTCCCGTCACCGAGGATGACCGGCACACCGACGGAGGTCCGCCGATCGTCCGGCGGCGCGAGGGTGCCGCACCCGGACGCGCTGATCGGCGAGGAACCGCGGCTGAACAGGGTCTCCTGGTCGCCCCGCTCCCGGTGGAGGCGGGTCAGGTACACGGAGTCGAGACCGGTCAGCCGCTGCAGCTCGACGAGCAGCCCGCGGACCAGGTCGTCGACCGGCGGCTCCAGGGCGGTCACATGGAGGGCGCTCTCCAGAGCCGCCCAGCGCATGTCCTCGATCGGTGGCAGCGGTGAGACCCGCAGCATCGGAGGGATCAGGTCCGGCTCGACCGCGCGGCTGATCAGGTATCCCTGCAGCTGGCCACAGCCCTGGCGGACGAGATACATCCGCTGCTGCTCGGTCTCGACCCCCTCGGCGACGACCTCGAGCCCGAGCCCCAACCCCATGGCGACCGTGGCCGACACGATCGGGCACTCCGAGTCCATGCTGGTGATCCGGGTGATGAAGGAGCGGTCGATCTTGAGCATGTCGATGGGAAAGTCCTGCAGGCGGCTGAGAATCGAATAGCCGGTGCCGAAGTCGTCGATGGCGATGTGGACCCCGAGCGCCCGGATCTCCCGCAGCATCGACAGCGCCTCCCCCTCCTGCTGCACCGCGGCGCTCTCGGTGAGTTCCAGCTGCAGCAGCCGGGGATCGAGCGGGGTCTCGCGCAGCACCCGGCGCACCTGCTCGAGCAGCGCGTGGCCGGCGAGGTCCCGTCCCGAGACGTTGACGGCGATCGACACCGGCCCGGCCCCGGATCGCGCCCAGGCGCTCGCCTGGCGGCACGCGGTGTCGAGCACCCAGGCGTCCAGCTCCACGATCAGCCCGCTCTCCTCCGCCAGCGCCAGGAACGCGTCCGGCGCCAGCAGCCCCCGCCGCGGGTGGTTCCACCGGACCAGCGCCTCGACGCCGACCACCGCGCCGCTCCGGCTGTCGACCTTGGGCTGGTACCGGAGGACGAACTCCTCCCGGGAGATCCCCTCGCGAAGCTCCTGCTCCAGGGTGATCCGGCCGAGCACGGCGGCGTGCATCTCCTCGGAGAACAGCCGGTGACGATCCTTGCCGGCCGCCTTGCCGGCGAAGAGGGCGACGTCCGCGTTGCGCACCACGTCGGTGGCCGCGGCGGCGGCATCGCCCGAGAGGGCGATCCCGATGGTGGCGCCGAGGGTGACCGAGCGCCCGGCGACCGCGAACGGCCGCCGCATGGCGAGGACCATGCGGCCGGCGACCTCGACCGCCTCCCCCTCCCCCACCAGGTCCTCGAGAAGGATGCCGAACAGGTCGCCGCCCAGCCGCGCGGCGGTGTCGGCCGGCCGCACCCCGGCGGCGAGCCGGCTCGACACCTCGAGGAGGAGCTCGTCGCCCGCGGAGTGGCCGAAGCCGTCGTTGACGGTCCTGAAGTTGTCGAGGTCGAGCATGAGCACCGCGTACCGGCGCGAGCTCCGCAGCAGCCGCCGGTGCACGTGCTCGACGCGGTCGTGGAAGAGCGCGCGGTTGGGGAGCCCGGTCAGCGAGTCGTGGAACGCCTGGTGCTCGAGCTCGCGGTTCAGCCTGATCCGCTCGGTGACATCGTCGATGACGGTCAACCACACCCTCAGTCCCTCGAAGTCGACCTCGCGAACCTGGATCTCGACGTCGAAGGCGCGCCCGCTCTTGGTGCGATGGCGGATCCCCTGGAACTCCCTCCTCCCCTCGACGGCGATGGCCGCGGCGATCTCGGTGAACTGCGCGTGCTCGTCCGGCCAGCGAAGGTCCGGAATGGCCATGACGAGGAGCTCCTCCTGGGTGTAGCCGTACTGGACGACCGCCGCCTGGTTGGCCGCCAGGATGCGGAAGGTGCCCGCCTCCCACACGAACATCGGCTGCGGGTTGTCCTCGAAGAGGGCGCGGAAGCTGCGCGCCCTCTGGACCAGCTCGGCGTGCAGCCGCACCTGCTCGGTGACGCGCTCCTCGGCGCGGCGACCGGCGACCTCCGTACGCCGGCGCACCAGGCGGTGCAGCGCCAGCGCGCCGGCGGCCGCGACCGTCACGACCAGCCCGCTGGAGAGACGGAAGGCGATGACCGGCAGCAGGGGACGCACCCGCATCAGGGTTGTGGTCACGCTCCTCCAGGGATTGCGACTCACGGATCACCGCCGCCAGGTGCACGCAATCGTCGATCCGCGCGCGACAACGAGGGATGCTTTGCGACAGTGTACTCCAATCGGCGAGGTCCGTCTCAGATCGACGCAGATTGGACGTGGGCGACCGCCACCGCGGCTGACCGCGGTCACGCGCTGTTGAACCGTCGGGTTGGGTGACTGCAGTCACCAAAAACACTGCGACCCCGGTCACTCCCGTTCCAGCTCAACGATGGCGGCCTCCTGATGGAAAATCCCACCCCACCACATCGACTTGCGGAGACGCTGCCGCCGGGATTCACGACTGCTCCGCGCCAGCCTCACGGGCGGTTCTCGAAACCGCAAACCCGGCGAGCCGGAGAGGCAATCCAGGCGATCCGATTCCTGTCACCGTGTCCCGGTACGTCGGCACCGGCCGCGCCCGGCTCGTCGAGACGTTCCCCCCAGCCGGGGGCGCGCACCGTCGCGGACACCCGCTGAGCCGGGACGGATCCGGGGCAGTCTGCACAATGGCGGGCGGCGTGCCGGACAGTACGCTCTGAACCATGGTGGCTGGTCGTGGGGGGAGGTGTGGTGTCACTCTCACCGCCGGCCTCGAGCCGGCGCGATGGGACGGCCGTCCCGGCGCGCACCCGGCCGGCGTCGCACCCGCCCTTCTCCAGGTTCGCGACGTCAGCCTGGCCTTCGGCGGGGTGGTGGCCCTCGACCGGGTCGGCTTCGACGTCGCGCCGGGCGCGATCTGCGGGCTGATCGGGCCCAACGGTGCGGGCAAGACCTCGATGGTCAACTGCATCACCGGCGCCTACCGCCCGGATGCCGGCGACATCGTGTTCGACGGGACCAGCCTGCTCCGCACCCCCGCCCATGGCATGGTGCGACGGGGCATCGCCCGCAGCTTCCAGAACCTCCAGCTCTTCGCCTCGATGTCGGTGCTGGAGAACGTCCTCGTCGGTGACCACGTCCGCATCGACGGCGCCTTCCTCACCGCCGGGATCCGCGCCCCCCGGGTGCGGCGGAACGAGGCGTCGGCTCGCGACCGTGCTCGGGAGGCGCTGCGCACCGTCGGCATCGAGCGGCTCGCCGACCAGCCCGTCGCCGCGGTCCCGTACGCGGCGCAGAAGCTCACCGAGATGGCCCGTGCGCTGGTGTCGCGGCCGCGCCTGCTGCTGCTCGACGAGCCCGCCGGCGGGCTGAGCCGCGGCGAGGTCGACGGCCTCATCGCGCTGATCCGGCGGGTTCGCGACGAGTACGCCCTCGCCATCCTGCTCATCGAGCATCACATGAACCTGGTGATGTCGCTCTGCGACCGCATCGTCGTCCTCGACTTCGGCCGTGCGATCGCGACCGGGACCCCCGCCGAGATCCGCACCGATCCCGCGGTGATCGACGCCTACCTCGGCATCGACGAGGACGAGGACGATGCTCGAGCTCACTGACGTGGTCGCGGGGTACGGCGGCAACACCGTCCTCCACGGCGTGTCGCTCACCGTCCCGGAGCGGTCGATCGTCTGTGTGCTCGGCGCCAACGGCGCGGGCAAGACCACGACCCTGCGTGCGATCTCCGGGACGGTCCGGCGCTCGGGGGCGATCCGCCTCGACGGCCGTGCCATCGACCGGGCGTCGGCCGAGCAGATCGCCCGCTGGGGGGTCGCCCACGTCCCCCAGGGGGGCAGCGTGTACCGGAGGCTCACCGTGGAGGAGAACCTGCGGATGGGCGCGCACCTCCGCCGCGACCGCGACGTGCGCGCCGACCGGCATCGGCTCAGCGACTACTTCCCCTGGTTGAGCAGGCGGTGCGACCAGCTCGCCGGCACGCTGAGCGGCGGCCAGCAGCGCATGCTCGCCATCGCCCGCGGCCTGATGATGCGCCCGTGCCTGCTGATGCTCGACGAGCCCTCGCTGGGGCTCGCCCCGCTGGTCGTGAAGGAGGTGTTCGAGGTGGTGCGAACCATCAGCGCCGAGCTGGGGATGGCGGTGCTGGTGGTCGAGCAGAACGCGCGCCTGGCGCTGCGGTCCGCCGTGCACGGGTACGTGCTCGAGGCCGGCGCGGTCGCCGTCTCCGGTCGCAGCGAGGTGCTGCGCGCCGAGGACTCGGTGCGCCGCTCGTACCTCGGCGACTGAGATGCGCCAGCTCAGCCAGCAGGTGGTCAGCGGCCTCGCCTCGGGCGGCATCTTCGCCAGCCTGGCACTGGCCTTCGTCCTGGTCTACCGGGCCATGGGGGTGGTGAACTTCGCCCAGGGCGAGATCGCGATGTTCACCACCTTCATCGCCTGGTCGCTCCTGGAGACGGGGATGCCCTACCTGGCGGCGTTCCTGCTCGCCGTGGTCGCCGCCTTCGCCATCGGGGTCGGGGTCGAGCGCACCGTCATCCGTCCGGTCGAGCGCGGGCCGGTGCTGGCGACGGTGATCGTCACCATCGGGCTCGCCACCGTCTTCAACGGGCTGGCCGGCGCGATCTGGCTGTACATGCTGAAGGCGTTCCCCAGCCCCTTCAGCGCGCGCACCGTCACCGTCGACGGCGTCGCCATCAGCTACCAGGACCTCGGCCTGATCGGCGCCTCGCTGGTGGTGATGGTGCTGATGTACGGGTTCTTCCAGCGCACCCGCCTGGGACTGGTGATGCGCGCCGCCGCCCTCGACCCGGTCACCAGCCGGCTGCTCGGGGTGCGCGTCGGCTGGATGCTCGCGCTCGGCTGGGGGCTGGCGGCGATGGTCGGCGCGGTCTCGGGGATGATGGTGGCGCCGGTCGTGTTCCTCGAGCCGAACTTCATGCAGACCGTCGCCGTCTACGCCCTCGCCGCCGCGGTGCTGGGCGGGATCGACAGCGCGCTGGGCGCGGTCGTCGGCGGCGCCATCGTGGGCGTGACCGTGAACCTCGCCGGCACCTACCTCGGCTCGATCGGGGCGTCGCTGCGGCTGGTGGTGGCGCTGGCGATCATCGTCGGGGTGCTGGTGGTGCGGCCCTCGGGGCTGCTCGGACGCCCGGACGCGCAGCGCGTATGACCGGCGCGCCGCCCGCCGCCGGCCGGCGCCGTCCGCTCCTGCCCGGCGCCGTCGCCCTCGGCCTGCTCGCGGTGCCGCCGCTGCTGCTCCCCGACTTCGTCACCTACGACCTCGCCTACGCCGGCGTCTACGCGATCGCGATCCTCGGACTGGTCCTGCTCACCGGGTTCTCGGGGCAGATCTCGCTCGGTCAGGGCGCCTTCATGGCGATCGGCGGCTACGCGTCGGCCATCCTCGTCGCCACCGCCGGGTGGAGCCTCTACCTCACCATCCCCGTCGCCGGTGTGCTCGCGACCGTCGTCGGCATCGTCGTCGGCATCCCCGCGGCACGGCTCACCGGCATCTACCTGGCACTGGCGACCTTCGCGCTGTCGCTGGCCGCGCCCGCGCTGCTGAAGGAGGCCGTCCCCCTCACCAACGGCGCCCGCGGCATCGTGGTGAGCAGCGCCGCGCCGGTGGGGCCGCTGACCCAGGAGCAGTGCCAGTACTACCTCTGCTGGGGGATCGCCGCGCTGCTGCTCGTCTTCGCCGTCAACCTCGTGCGCGGCCGCTTCGGGCGCGCGCTGGTGGCGGTGCGCGACAGCGAGGCCGCGGCGCGTGCGTCCGGGATCAACGTGCCCCTGTACCGCGCCGCCGCCTTCGGGATCTCGGCGTTCTGCGCGGGCATCGCCGGGGCGCTGCTGTCCGATCTCGCCGGCTTCGTCAACCCCGACAGCTTCGGCCCGCAGCTCTCCATCACCGTCCTCGTCGGCGCGGTGGTCGGCGGCGTCGGCTCGATGCTCGGCCCGGTGCTGGGGGCGCTGTTCGTCGAGTTCCTGCCGATCCGGGCACAGGACATCCCCCGGGTCGGCACCGCCGCACCCGCGGTGATCGAGGGGGTGCTGCTCATCCTGGTCGTGCTGGTGGCGCCCACCGGTCTCGCGGGCCTGCTCCAGCGCGCCGCCGCGAGCACGCAGCAGCGGTTCTCTCGCCGCCGCACGCCGCCCGCGACCGGCGCCGAGGCCGCACTCCTCTCCGCGGAGCTGCGCGGGGTCGCCATGGTCATCGAGGCTCACAGAGCCGAGGAAACGGAGGTCAGGCAGTGAGATGTCGCCATCACCGGCCGGTCGGCGCGGTCATCGCCGCGGTGGCGGTCACCCTGAGCGCCTGTGGCGGCGGCGCCGCCACGGGAGCGGCTCCGCACGGCGATTCCACCGGGGTGACCGCCGGCTCCATCGTGCTCGGGACGACGTTCGCGCTGAGCGGGCCGGCCTCGGCGTACGGGGTCATCCCGAAGGGCACCCAGGCCTACTTCCAGTACGTCAACGACCACGGCGGGGTGAACGGGCGCAGGATCGACTACCGGGTTCTCGACGACGGCTACAGCCCGCCGCAGACGGTGCAGCTGACCCGCCAGCTGGTGCAGCAGGACAGGGTGTTCGCCATGGTGGGCGGCTTCGGGACCCAGCAGCAGATGGCGGTGCGCCAGTACCTGAACGACAGGAAGGTGCCGCAGCTCTTCGTCACCAGCGGCGCGTCGACCTGGGGCGCCGACTACCGGAGGTACCCCTGGAGCATGAGCTGGCTGCCGACGTTCGCGACCGAGTCGAAGATCTACGCCGACCACGTCAGGCAGATCGCCCCCGGCGCGAGGATCGGGGTGCTGTACCAGAACGACGACTTCGGCCAGGACTACATGACCGGGCTCGAGCATGGGCTGGGAGACTCCGCCCGCCAGATCATCGACCGCGAGCCCTACGACGTCAGCGCCGCGGACCTCTCGTCGCAGGTGGCCCGGCTGCGCGGCTCGGGTGCCGACACGCTCTTCATCTTCGCCACCGCGCGGTTCGCCATCC contains the following coding sequences:
- a CDS encoding ABC transporter ATP-binding protein encodes the protein MVAGRGGRCGVTLTAGLEPARWDGRPGAHPAGVAPALLQVRDVSLAFGGVVALDRVGFDVAPGAICGLIGPNGAGKTSMVNCITGAYRPDAGDIVFDGTSLLRTPAHGMVRRGIARSFQNLQLFASMSVLENVLVGDHVRIDGAFLTAGIRAPRVRRNEASARDRAREALRTVGIERLADQPVAAVPYAAQKLTEMARALVSRPRLLLLDEPAGGLSRGEVDGLIALIRRVRDEYALAILLIEHHMNLVMSLCDRIVVLDFGRAIATGTPAEIRTDPAVIDAYLGIDEDEDDARAH
- a CDS encoding EAL domain-containing protein; this encodes MTTTLMRVRPLLPVIAFRLSSGLVVTVAAAGALALHRLVRRRTEVAGRRAEERVTEQVRLHAELVQRARSFRALFEDNPQPMFVWEAGTFRILAANQAAVVQYGYTQEELLVMAIPDLRWPDEHAQFTEIAAAIAVEGRREFQGIRHRTKSGRAFDVEIQVREVDFEGLRVWLTVIDDVTERIRLNRELEHQAFHDSLTGLPNRALFHDRVEHVHRRLLRSSRRYAVLMLDLDNFRTVNDGFGHSAGDELLLEVSSRLAAGVRPADTAARLGGDLFGILLEDLVGEGEAVEVAGRMVLAMRRPFAVAGRSVTLGATIGIALSGDAAAAATDVVRNADVALFAGKAAGKDRHRLFSEEMHAAVLGRITLEQELREGISREEFVLRYQPKVDSRSGAVVGVEALVRWNHPRRGLLAPDAFLALAEESGLIVELDAWVLDTACRQASAWARSGAGPVSIAVNVSGRDLAGHALLEQVRRVLRETPLDPRLLQLELTESAAVQQEGEALSMLREIRALGVHIAIDDFGTGYSILSRLQDFPIDMLKIDRSFITRITSMDSECPIVSATVAMGLGLGLEVVAEGVETEQQRMYLVRQGCGQLQGYLISRAVEPDLIPPMLRVSPLPPIEDMRWAALESALHVTALEPPVDDLVRGLLVELQRLTGLDSVYLTRLHRERGDQETLFSRGSSPISASGCGTLAPPDDRRTSVGVPVILGDGSIFGTLGGDSERRVPLSDPGLEVMRIFASLIAAQIPIPAGADGAS
- a CDS encoding branched-chain amino acid ABC transporter permease — translated: MTGAPPAAGRRRPLLPGAVALGLLAVPPLLLPDFVTYDLAYAGVYAIAILGLVLLTGFSGQISLGQGAFMAIGGYASAILVATAGWSLYLTIPVAGVLATVVGIVVGIPAARLTGIYLALATFALSLAAPALLKEAVPLTNGARGIVVSSAAPVGPLTQEQCQYYLCWGIAALLLVFAVNLVRGRFGRALVAVRDSEAAARASGINVPLYRAAAFGISAFCAGIAGALLSDLAGFVNPDSFGPQLSITVLVGAVVGGVGSMLGPVLGALFVEFLPIRAQDIPRVGTAAPAVIEGVLLILVVLVAPTGLAGLLQRAAASTQQRFSRRRTPPATGAEAALLSAELRGVAMVIEAHRAEETEVRQ
- a CDS encoding branched-chain amino acid ABC transporter permease produces the protein MRQLSQQVVSGLASGGIFASLALAFVLVYRAMGVVNFAQGEIAMFTTFIAWSLLETGMPYLAAFLLAVVAAFAIGVGVERTVIRPVERGPVLATVIVTIGLATVFNGLAGAIWLYMLKAFPSPFSARTVTVDGVAISYQDLGLIGASLVVMVLMYGFFQRTRLGLVMRAAALDPVTSRLLGVRVGWMLALGWGLAAMVGAVSGMMVAPVVFLEPNFMQTVAVYALAAAVLGGIDSALGAVVGGAIVGVTVNLAGTYLGSIGASLRLVVALAIIVGVLVVRPSGLLGRPDAQRV
- a CDS encoding ABC transporter ATP-binding protein — encoded protein: MLELTDVVAGYGGNTVLHGVSLTVPERSIVCVLGANGAGKTTTLRAISGTVRRSGAIRLDGRAIDRASAEQIARWGVAHVPQGGSVYRRLTVEENLRMGAHLRRDRDVRADRHRLSDYFPWLSRRCDQLAGTLSGGQQRMLAIARGLMMRPCLLMLDEPSLGLAPLVVKEVFEVVRTISAELGMAVLVVEQNARLALRSAVHGYVLEAGAVAVSGRSEVLRAEDSVRRSYLGD
- a CDS encoding ABC transporter substrate-binding protein is translated as MRCRHHRPVGAVIAAVAVTLSACGGGAATGAAPHGDSTGVTAGSIVLGTTFALSGPASAYGVIPKGTQAYFQYVNDHGGVNGRRIDYRVLDDGYSPPQTVQLTRQLVQQDRVFAMVGGFGTQQQMAVRQYLNDRKVPQLFVTSGASTWGADYRRYPWSMSWLPTFATESKIYADHVRQIAPGARIGVLYQNDDFGQDYMTGLEHGLGDSARQIIDREPYDVSAADLSSQVARLRGSGADTLFIFATARFAIQTMVSAYRLGWHPRIMLSYTSAASTIINAVDRAAGSADATEGITSVGFELDPGNPADATLPGIPLYQQIMTRYLPGADQSNVFYLTGMSNAYMVVDALRRAGADLTREGLMRAAASLSESSNPFLLPGVVAKTTATDHFPITQMELGHFHRGVFQLSGTLEDTRSTVLALVGS
- a CDS encoding sensor histidine kinase produces the protein MARTAPAQRADAGSIRDRVLDVGLTVLVAAVSLAWAVGVREERHVVSASAFGVVLALWSSLPLLVRRRWPVAVLAAVESAVVVGLVQATPDLRLGGPALVVAMFTVATRSPRPRALGAALAVAGCNGLVLVVAYLLGRSGALHDLVADTILVAGAWAIGDNIGTRRAYLAALEERAERLEREQTVVSQRAALAERARIARELHDVVAHHVSAIAVQAGAAEELAERDPARARAVLATIQATSREALAEMRAVVGVLREEGDGVTLAPQPGLGQLAQLAAQSRSAGLDVRVRVDGPPAPLPDALDVCAYRIIQEALTNTLKHAGATRAEVTVRYTEDGVELSVVDDGGVATVPTSLPGAGRGLVGMRERVALFRGRLDAGRIPGGGFRVVAHLPTGSWPRDPA